Proteins encoded by one window of Arabidopsis thaliana chromosome 2, partial sequence:
- the XIF gene encoding myosin-like protein XIF, which translates to MGTPVNITLGSHVWVEDPELAWISGEVTEIKGTNAKIVTANGKTVVASISSIYPKDTEAPPAGVDDMTKLAYLHEPGVLHNLDCRFALNEIYTYTGNILIAVNPFQRLPHLYSVHMMEQYKGAAFGELSPHLFAVADTSYRAMINEARSQSILVSGESGAGKTETTKMLMRYLAFMGGRSDTEGRSVEQQVLESNPVLEAFGNAKTVKNNNSSRFGKFVEIQFDKRGKISGAAIRTYLLERSRVCQVSDPERNYHCFYMLCAAPPEEAKKFKVGDPRTFHYLNQTNCYEVSNVDDAREYLETRNAMDIVGIGQEAQDAIFRVVAAILHLGNVNFIKGEEADSSKLRDDKSRYHLQTAAELLMCNEKMMEDSLCKRVIVTPDGNITKPLDPESAASNRDALAKTVYSRLFDWIVDKINSSIGQDPDAKSLIGVLDIYGFESFKINSFEQLCINLTNEKLQQHFNQHVFKMEQEEYTREEINWSYVEFVDNQDVLDLIEKKPGGIIALLDEACMFPKSTHETFAQKMYQTYKGHKRFSKPKLAQTAFTVNHYAGDVTYSAEQFLDKNKDYVVAEHQALLDASKCSFVANLFPPLPEDASKQSKFSSIGTRFKQQLQALMETLNTTEPHYIRCVKPNAVLKPGIFENDNVLNQLRCGGVLEAIRISCAGYPTKRAFDEFLDRFVMLATDVPEGSDEKSACASICNKMGLKGYQIGKTKIFLRAGQMAELDARRTEVLAGATKLIQRQIRTYLTRKEFLGQKRATIYMQKLWRAKLARKLYQNMRREAASICIQKNIRAHRARKNYTKLQASATVIQTGLRTMSARNKHRHRRRTKAAIIIQREWRRHQVHEAYKKHKKATLALQCLWRAKVARKELKNLRMAARETGALKEAKDKLEKRVEELTWRLELEKNQKADLEDAKAQEIAKLQNNLTELQEKLDEAYAAIIRDKEAAKLAIEQAPPIIKEVPVVDNTQLELLNSQNNELEVEVAKLKGKIKEFEVKCFALENDSRASVTEAEDAKSKAVEFQEIIERLHTNLSNLESENQVLRQQALAASTSVEEIGELNSLKDKVAILESENETLRRQTESAEKTMPPARVFASEKNLENEHQTKEIQATKEPRNPINVLAKQGSLTDRQQESHEVLMKCLTDERRFDNEKSVAAWIVYKALLQWRLFEAEKTNIFDRIVHKIRSSIEGQDDTRELAYWLTTSSTLLYLLQSTLKFSNTNNAASRRNRSSHATLFGRLVQGMQPSSVGLETSSGYSGMAGIPNDQQMVEAKYPALLFKQHLAAYVEKTYGMIRDKLKKEINPLLNLCIHAPRPTRAKTLRDVTKSIHLTTIAKQQASYVQWQNIVNKLEHTLTFMAENHVPSMITRKLFHQVFSYINVQLFNSLLLRRECCSVSNGEYLKMGLHELEQWCLKADDEATRSPWDELQHIRQAVMFLVSHQKTQKSLDEIAKEICPVLSIPQVYRIGTMFWDDKYGTQGLSPEVINQMRKLMTEDSANMTYPSFLLDVDSSIPFSVEDVSQSFHGGNISLSDVDPSPLLRQRSDFHFLFQTLPE; encoded by the exons ATG GGGACTCCTGTAAATATCACACTCGGATCACATGTCTGGGTCGAGGATCCAGAACTCGCATGGATCAGTGGAGAAGTGACTGAAATCAAAGGCACCAATGCCAAAATAGTCACTGCAAACGGGAAAACA GTTGTTGCTAGTATTTCTAGTATCTATCCAAAGGATACAGAGGCTCCGCCTGCAGGAGTTGACGACATGACTAAACTGGCTTACCTCCATGAGCCAGGGGTACTCCACAATCTCGATTGCCGTTTTGCATTAAACGAGATATAT ACTTACACCGGAAACATCTTGATTGCGGTGAATCCATTCCAAAGACTTCCGCATTTGTATAGTGTCCATATGATGGAGCAATATAAAGGAGCTGCGTTTGGAGAGCTAAGTCCGCATCTGTTTGCTGTTGCAGACACCAGTTACAG GGCGATGATTAATGAGGCAAGAAGCCAGTCCATTTTGGTTAGTGGAGAGAGCGGAGCtggaaaaacagagacaacCAAAATGCTCATGAGATATCTTGCATTCATGGGAGGCAGATCAGATACCGAAGGGAGAAGCGTTGAACAACAAGTTTTAGAG tcTAATCCAGTGCTCGAAGCTTTTGGAAACGCCAAAACTGTGAAAAACAACAATTCAAG TCGGTTTGGAAAATTTGTTGAGATCCAATTTGACAAGCGTGGGAAAATATCTGGAGCTGCCATCCGCACTTATCTTCTTGAACGGTCTCGTGTTTGCCAAGTTTCAGACCCAGAGAGGAACTATCACTGCTTCTACATGCTCTGTGCAGCACCGCCTGAG GAAGCTAAGAAATTCAAGGTAGGAGATCCAAGGACGTTCCACTATCTAAACCAGACGAACTGCTACGAGGTTTCCAATGTAGATGATGCAAGAGAGTATTTAGAGACCAGAAATGCCATGGACATTGTGGGCATTGGACAAGAGGCACAG GATGCCATATTCCGAGTTGTAGCTGCGATCCTCCACCTTGGGAATGTCAATTTtatcaaaggagaagaagcagattCTTCAAAACTCAGGGATGATAAGTCAAGATATCATCTTCAAACAGCAGCAGAATTACTCAT GTGCAATGAGAAGATGATGGAAGATTCACTCTGCAAGCGTGTTATTGTCACTCCGGATGGTAACATTACAAAGCCGCTTGATCCAGAATCGGCAGCCTCAAACCGTGATGCTTTAGCCAAGACAGTGTACTCCAGGCTGTTTGACTG GATTGTAGATAAGATCAACAGTTCAATAGGTCAAGACCCGGATGCTAAAAGCTTGATCGGAGTCCTCGACATTTATGGTTTTGAAAGCTTCAAGATCAACAG ttttgagcAGCTATGCATCAATCTCACAAATGAGAAGTTACAACAGCATTTCAATCAG CATGTATTCAAGATGGAGCAAGAGGAATACACGAGGGAGGAAATAAACTGGAGCTATGTTGAATTTGTTGATAACCAGGATGTCTTAGATCTTATTGAGAAG aaACCAGGAGGCATAATTGCCCTACTTGATGAAGCATG CATGTTTCCCAAGTCGACTCATGAGACGTTTGCACAGAAGATGTATCAAACATATAAGGGACACAAGCGTTTCAGCAAACCTAAGCTTGCCCAAACAGCCTTCACTGTCAACCACTATGCAGGAGAT GTTACGTACTCAGCAGAGCAATTTCTTGACAAAAACAAGGATTATGTTGTGGCAGAACATCAAGCTTTGCTAGATGCATCTAAGTGCTCTTTTGTCGCCAATTTGTTTCCACCACTTCCAGAAGACGCATCAAAGCAGTCCAAATTTTCATCCATAGGGACCCGTTTCAAG CAACAACTCCAAGCTCTAATGGAGACGCTGAACACAACAGAGCCCCATTATATTAGATGTGTGAAACCAAATGCAGTTCTGAAGCCCGGAATTTTTGAGAACGACAACGTCCTAAACCAACTAAGATGCGGA GGTGTACTGGAAGCTATAAGAATCAGTTGTGCTGGTTATCCAACGAAACGAGCTTTCGATGAATTCCTAGATCGTTTTGTGATGCTAGCAACAGACGTTCCAGAGGG ATCCGACGAAAAATCCGCATGTGCTTCGATCTGCAACAAGATGGGTCTAAAAGGCTACCAG ATAGggaaaacaaagatatttcTTAGGGCCGGACAGATGGCTGAACTAGATGCAAGAAGAACCGAGGTCTTGGCTGGTGCCACTAAACTCATTCAGAGGCAGATCAGAACTTATCTGACAAGAAAAGAGTTCCTTGGGCAGAAAAGGGCTACAATTTATATGCAAAAACTTTGGAGAG CAAAACTTGCTCGCAAGTTGTATCAAAAcatgagaagagaagctgCTTCAATTTGTATCCAAAAGAACATTCGTGCTCACAGAGCAAGGAAAAACTATACTAAGCTCCAGGCATCAGCAACAGTTATTCAGACTGGTTTACGGACAATGTCTGCTCGAAACAAGCATAGacacagaagaagaacaaaggcAGCAATTATAATTCAG AGGGAATGGAGAAGACACCAAGTTCATGAAGCTTATAAGAAGCACAAAAAAGCAACATTAGCATTACAATGTCTATGGAGAGCTAAAGTAGCTCGAAAAGAGCTAAAAAATCTCAGAATG GCTGCCAGAGAAACTGGGGCACTAAAGGAAGCCAAGGACAAGTTAGAGAAACGTGTGGAAGAGCTAACCTGGCGTCTCGAATtagagaagaatcaaaag GCTGATCTCGAAGACGCCAAAGCACAAGAAATCgcaaaactacaaaataatttaactgAATTGCAAGAGAAGCTAGATGAAGCCTACGCTGCAATCATACGAGACAAAGAAGCAGCAAAATTAGCCATTGAACAAGCTCCACCAATCATCAAAGAGGTTCCAGTTGTAGATAACACTCAACTGGAGTTACTGAACAGTCAAAACAATGAACTGGAG GTTGAGGTAGCtaaattaaaaggaaaaattaagGAGTTTGAAGTGAAATGTTTTGCACTTGAGAATGATAGCAGGGCAAGTGTAACTGAAGCAGAAGATGCAAAATCAAAGGCCGTCGAATTTCAAGAAATCATCGAAAG ATTACATACGAACCTGTCAAACCTTGAATCCGAAAATCAGGTTTTGCGTCAGCAGGCTTTGGCCGCTTCAACAAGCGTTGAAGAGATTGGAGAGTTAAACAG CCTGAAGGATAAGGTTGCAATTCTAGAGTCAGAAAATGAAACTCTTCGAAGACAGACAGAGTCTGCAGAAAAGACAATGCCTCCTGCAAGAGTTTTTGCGTCTGAAAAG AATCTTGAAAATgaacatcaaacaaaagagattcaGGCAACAAAG GAGCCAAGGAATCCAATCAATGTGTTAGCAAAACAAGGGTCTCTAACAGATAGGCAACAG GAGAGCCATGAGGTGCTTATGAAATGCCTCACCGACGAGAGAAGGTTTGATAACGAAAAATCTGTGGCAGCTTGGATAGTGTACAAGGCATTACTTCAATGGAGATTATTTGAagcagagaaaacaaacatatttgatAGAATTGTTCATAAGATTCGATCGTCCATTGAG GGCCAAGATGACACAAGGGAACTAGCTTATTGGCTCACAACAAGCTCTACCCTCTTATATCTTCTCCAATCTACACTCAAGTTCAGCAATACAAATAATGCGGCTTCAAGACGTAACAGATCATCCCATGCTACACTATTTGGGAGATTGGTTCAA GGAATGCAACCATCTTCAGTGGGATTGGAAACATCCAGCGGTTACAGTGGGATGGCTGGAATACCAAATGACCAACAGATGGTCGAAGCTAAATATCCGGCTTTACTATTCAAGCAACACTTAGCAGCATACGTTGAGAAAACATATGGAATGATCCGagacaaattaaagaaagagataaatcCATTACTAAATCTCTGTATCCAT GCACCAAGACCAACAAGAGCCAAAACCTTGCGAGATGTGACTAAAAGCATCCACTTGACCACAATTGCCAAGCAACAAGCATCATATGTACAGTGGCAGAACATTGTCAACAAGCTTGAACATACCTTGACTTTTATGGCAGAGAACCAT GTCCCATCTATGATCACAAGAAAACTCTTCCATCAGGTTTTCTCGTACATCAATGTGCAGCTCTTTAATAG TTTGTTGCTTCGCCGAGAGTGTTGTTCAGTTAGCAATGGAGAATACCTAAAAATGGGCTTGCATGAATTAGAGCAATGGTGCCTGAAGGCAGATGACGAG GCAACACGATCACCATGGGATGAACTTCAACACATAAGGCAAGCAGTGATGTTTCTG GTCTCACATCAAAAGACACAGAAATCATTGGACGAAATCGCAAAAGAGATATGCCCG GTACTAAGCATTCCACAAGTATATCGAATCGGGACTATGTTTTGGGACGACAAATACGGAACTCAAGGACTCTCCCCCGAG GTGATCAATCAGATGAGGAAACTAATGACGGAAGATTCAGCGAACATGACTTACCCTTCTTTCTTGCTAGACGTCGATTCAAG CATTCCTTTCTCAGTGGAAGATGTTTCGCAATCCTTCCACGGCGGTAACATTAGCCTCTCCGACGTCGATCCATCGCCGCTTCTCCGCCAGCGATCTGATTTTCACTTCTTATTCCAGACATTGCCGGAATAA
- the XIF gene encoding myosin-like protein XIF, whose amino-acid sequence MMEQYKGAAFGELSPHLFAVADTSYRAMINEARSQSILVSGESGAGKTETTKMLMRYLAFMGGRSDTEGRSVEQQVLESNPVLEAFGNAKTVKNNNSSRFGKFVEIQFDKRGKISGAAIRTYLLERSRVCQVSDPERNYHCFYMLCAAPPEEAKKFKVGDPRTFHYLNQTNCYEVSNVDDAREYLETRNAMDIVGIGQEAQDAIFRVVAAILHLGNVNFIKGEEADSSKLRDDKSRYHLQTAAELLMCNEKMMEDSLCKRVIVTPDGNITKPLDPESAASNRDALAKTVYSRLFDWIVDKINSSIGQDPDAKSLIGVLDIYGFESFKINSFEQLCINLTNEKLQQHFNQHVFKMEQEEYTREEINWSYVEFVDNQDVLDLIEKKPGGIIALLDEACMFPKSTHETFAQKMYQTYKGHKRFSKPKLAQTAFTVNHYAGDVTYSAEQFLDKNKDYVVAEHQALLDASKCSFVANLFPPLPEDASKQSKFSSIGTRFKQQLQALMETLNTTEPHYIRCVKPNAVLKPGIFENDNVLNQLRCGGVLEAIRISCAGYPTKRAFDEFLDRFVMLATDVPEGSDEKSACASICNKMGLKGYQIGKTKIFLRAGQMAELDARRTEVLAGATKLIQRQIRTYLTRKEFLGQKRATIYMQKLWRAKLARKLYQNMRREAASICIQKNIRAHRARKNYTKLQASATVIQTGLRTMSARNKHRHRRRTKAAIIIQREWRRHQVHEAYKKHKKATLALQCLWRAKVARKELKNLRMAARETGALKEAKDKLEKRVEELTWRLELEKNQKADLEDAKAQEIAKLQNNLTELQEKLDEAYAAIIRDKEAAKLAIEQAPPIIKEVPVVDNTQLELLNSQNNELEVEVAKLKGKIKEFEVKCFALENDSRASVTEAEDAKSKAVEFQEIIERLHTNLSNLESENQVLRQQALAASTSVEEIGELNSLKDKVAILESENETLRRQTESAEKTMPPARVFASEKNLENEHQTKEIQATKEPRNPINVLAKQGSLTDRQQESHEVLMKCLTDERRFDNEKSVAAWIVYKALLQWRLFEAEKTNIFDRIVHKIRSSIEKGQDDTRELAYWLTTSSTLLYLLQSTLKFSNTNNAASRRNRSSHATLFGRLVQGMQPSSVGLETSSGYSGMAGIPNDQQMVEAKYPALLFKQHLAAYVEKTYGMIRDKLKKEINPLLNLCIHAPRPTRAKTLRDVTKSIHLTTIAKQQASYVQWQNIVNKLEHTLTFMAENHVPSMITRKLFHQVFSYINVQLFNSLLLRRECCSVSNGEYLKMGLHELEQWCLKADDEATRSPWDELQHIRQAVMFLVSHQKTQKSLDEIAKEICPVLSIPQVYRIGTMFWDDKYGTQGLSPEVINQMRKLMTEDSANMTYPSFLLDVDSSIPFSVEDVSQSFHGGNISLSDVDPSPLLRQRSDFHFLFQTLPE is encoded by the exons ATGATGGAGCAATATAAAGGAGCTGCGTTTGGAGAGCTAAGTCCGCATCTGTTTGCTGTTGCAGACACCAGTTACAG GGCGATGATTAATGAGGCAAGAAGCCAGTCCATTTTGGTTAGTGGAGAGAGCGGAGCtggaaaaacagagacaacCAAAATGCTCATGAGATATCTTGCATTCATGGGAGGCAGATCAGATACCGAAGGGAGAAGCGTTGAACAACAAGTTTTAGAG tcTAATCCAGTGCTCGAAGCTTTTGGAAACGCCAAAACTGTGAAAAACAACAATTCAAG TCGGTTTGGAAAATTTGTTGAGATCCAATTTGACAAGCGTGGGAAAATATCTGGAGCTGCCATCCGCACTTATCTTCTTGAACGGTCTCGTGTTTGCCAAGTTTCAGACCCAGAGAGGAACTATCACTGCTTCTACATGCTCTGTGCAGCACCGCCTGAG GAAGCTAAGAAATTCAAGGTAGGAGATCCAAGGACGTTCCACTATCTAAACCAGACGAACTGCTACGAGGTTTCCAATGTAGATGATGCAAGAGAGTATTTAGAGACCAGAAATGCCATGGACATTGTGGGCATTGGACAAGAGGCACAG GATGCCATATTCCGAGTTGTAGCTGCGATCCTCCACCTTGGGAATGTCAATTTtatcaaaggagaagaagcagattCTTCAAAACTCAGGGATGATAAGTCAAGATATCATCTTCAAACAGCAGCAGAATTACTCAT GTGCAATGAGAAGATGATGGAAGATTCACTCTGCAAGCGTGTTATTGTCACTCCGGATGGTAACATTACAAAGCCGCTTGATCCAGAATCGGCAGCCTCAAACCGTGATGCTTTAGCCAAGACAGTGTACTCCAGGCTGTTTGACTG GATTGTAGATAAGATCAACAGTTCAATAGGTCAAGACCCGGATGCTAAAAGCTTGATCGGAGTCCTCGACATTTATGGTTTTGAAAGCTTCAAGATCAACAG ttttgagcAGCTATGCATCAATCTCACAAATGAGAAGTTACAACAGCATTTCAATCAG CATGTATTCAAGATGGAGCAAGAGGAATACACGAGGGAGGAAATAAACTGGAGCTATGTTGAATTTGTTGATAACCAGGATGTCTTAGATCTTATTGAGAAG aaACCAGGAGGCATAATTGCCCTACTTGATGAAGCATG CATGTTTCCCAAGTCGACTCATGAGACGTTTGCACAGAAGATGTATCAAACATATAAGGGACACAAGCGTTTCAGCAAACCTAAGCTTGCCCAAACAGCCTTCACTGTCAACCACTATGCAGGAGAT GTTACGTACTCAGCAGAGCAATTTCTTGACAAAAACAAGGATTATGTTGTGGCAGAACATCAAGCTTTGCTAGATGCATCTAAGTGCTCTTTTGTCGCCAATTTGTTTCCACCACTTCCAGAAGACGCATCAAAGCAGTCCAAATTTTCATCCATAGGGACCCGTTTCAAG CAACAACTCCAAGCTCTAATGGAGACGCTGAACACAACAGAGCCCCATTATATTAGATGTGTGAAACCAAATGCAGTTCTGAAGCCCGGAATTTTTGAGAACGACAACGTCCTAAACCAACTAAGATGCGGA GGTGTACTGGAAGCTATAAGAATCAGTTGTGCTGGTTATCCAACGAAACGAGCTTTCGATGAATTCCTAGATCGTTTTGTGATGCTAGCAACAGACGTTCCAGAGGG ATCCGACGAAAAATCCGCATGTGCTTCGATCTGCAACAAGATGGGTCTAAAAGGCTACCAG ATAGggaaaacaaagatatttcTTAGGGCCGGACAGATGGCTGAACTAGATGCAAGAAGAACCGAGGTCTTGGCTGGTGCCACTAAACTCATTCAGAGGCAGATCAGAACTTATCTGACAAGAAAAGAGTTCCTTGGGCAGAAAAGGGCTACAATTTATATGCAAAAACTTTGGAGAG CAAAACTTGCTCGCAAGTTGTATCAAAAcatgagaagagaagctgCTTCAATTTGTATCCAAAAGAACATTCGTGCTCACAGAGCAAGGAAAAACTATACTAAGCTCCAGGCATCAGCAACAGTTATTCAGACTGGTTTACGGACAATGTCTGCTCGAAACAAGCATAGacacagaagaagaacaaaggcAGCAATTATAATTCAG AGGGAATGGAGAAGACACCAAGTTCATGAAGCTTATAAGAAGCACAAAAAAGCAACATTAGCATTACAATGTCTATGGAGAGCTAAAGTAGCTCGAAAAGAGCTAAAAAATCTCAGAATG GCTGCCAGAGAAACTGGGGCACTAAAGGAAGCCAAGGACAAGTTAGAGAAACGTGTGGAAGAGCTAACCTGGCGTCTCGAATtagagaagaatcaaaag GCTGATCTCGAAGACGCCAAAGCACAAGAAATCgcaaaactacaaaataatttaactgAATTGCAAGAGAAGCTAGATGAAGCCTACGCTGCAATCATACGAGACAAAGAAGCAGCAAAATTAGCCATTGAACAAGCTCCACCAATCATCAAAGAGGTTCCAGTTGTAGATAACACTCAACTGGAGTTACTGAACAGTCAAAACAATGAACTGGAG GTTGAGGTAGCtaaattaaaaggaaaaattaagGAGTTTGAAGTGAAATGTTTTGCACTTGAGAATGATAGCAGGGCAAGTGTAACTGAAGCAGAAGATGCAAAATCAAAGGCCGTCGAATTTCAAGAAATCATCGAAAG ATTACATACGAACCTGTCAAACCTTGAATCCGAAAATCAGGTTTTGCGTCAGCAGGCTTTGGCCGCTTCAACAAGCGTTGAAGAGATTGGAGAGTTAAACAG CCTGAAGGATAAGGTTGCAATTCTAGAGTCAGAAAATGAAACTCTTCGAAGACAGACAGAGTCTGCAGAAAAGACAATGCCTCCTGCAAGAGTTTTTGCGTCTGAAAAG AATCTTGAAAATgaacatcaaacaaaagagattcaGGCAACAAAG GAGCCAAGGAATCCAATCAATGTGTTAGCAAAACAAGGGTCTCTAACAGATAGGCAACAG GAGAGCCATGAGGTGCTTATGAAATGCCTCACCGACGAGAGAAGGTTTGATAACGAAAAATCTGTGGCAGCTTGGATAGTGTACAAGGCATTACTTCAATGGAGATTATTTGAagcagagaaaacaaacatatttgatAGAATTGTTCATAAGATTCGATCGTCCATTGAG AAGGGCCAAGATGACACAAGGGAACTAGCTTATTGGCTCACAACAAGCTCTACCCTCTTATATCTTCTCCAATCTACACTCAAGTTCAGCAATACAAATAATGCGGCTTCAAGACGTAACAGATCATCCCATGCTACACTATTTGGGAGATTGGTTCAA GGAATGCAACCATCTTCAGTGGGATTGGAAACATCCAGCGGTTACAGTGGGATGGCTGGAATACCAAATGACCAACAGATGGTCGAAGCTAAATATCCGGCTTTACTATTCAAGCAACACTTAGCAGCATACGTTGAGAAAACATATGGAATGATCCGagacaaattaaagaaagagataaatcCATTACTAAATCTCTGTATCCAT GCACCAAGACCAACAAGAGCCAAAACCTTGCGAGATGTGACTAAAAGCATCCACTTGACCACAATTGCCAAGCAACAAGCATCATATGTACAGTGGCAGAACATTGTCAACAAGCTTGAACATACCTTGACTTTTATGGCAGAGAACCAT GTCCCATCTATGATCACAAGAAAACTCTTCCATCAGGTTTTCTCGTACATCAATGTGCAGCTCTTTAATAG TTTGTTGCTTCGCCGAGAGTGTTGTTCAGTTAGCAATGGAGAATACCTAAAAATGGGCTTGCATGAATTAGAGCAATGGTGCCTGAAGGCAGATGACGAG GCAACACGATCACCATGGGATGAACTTCAACACATAAGGCAAGCAGTGATGTTTCTG GTCTCACATCAAAAGACACAGAAATCATTGGACGAAATCGCAAAAGAGATATGCCCG GTACTAAGCATTCCACAAGTATATCGAATCGGGACTATGTTTTGGGACGACAAATACGGAACTCAAGGACTCTCCCCCGAG GTGATCAATCAGATGAGGAAACTAATGACGGAAGATTCAGCGAACATGACTTACCCTTCTTTCTTGCTAGACGTCGATTCAAG CATTCCTTTCTCAGTGGAAGATGTTTCGCAATCCTTCCACGGCGGTAACATTAGCCTCTCCGACGTCGATCCATCGCCGCTTCTCCGCCAGCGATCTGATTTTCACTTCTTATTCCAGACATTGCCGGAATAA